From Medicago truncatula cultivar Jemalong A17 chromosome 7, MtrunA17r5.0-ANR, whole genome shotgun sequence, a single genomic window includes:
- the LOC112416396 gene encoding zinc finger MYM-type protein 1-like produces the protein MLETNQTPHNICVQSCEALLSHSQHIERHIVRQRPEVIEKNRLRLKTSIDCVRWLTFQACTFRGHNEDTTSNNRGNFIELLRFLGNANPKVDRVILQNAPSYARYTSSDVQKEILKILANMVRNSIRKEIGNAKFCILIDEARDESKKEQMAVILRFVDGDGLVQERFFDVVHVRDTSAMTLKNELVSVLSRFNLEVENILGQGYDGASNMRGEWNGLQALILRDCPYAYYVHCYAHRLQLALVAASREVVHIHEFFMQLTLVVNIVTASSKRHDQLQAAQEINITNMIANDELQTGKGANQVGTIRRAGALIFNPFVA, from the coding sequence ATGTTGGAAACAAACCAAACTCCACATAATATTTGTGTCCAATCTTGTGAGGCTTTGTTGTCACATTCACAACATATTGAACGACATATTGTAAGACAACGTCCAGAAGTGATTGAGAAGAATCGACTTAGACTCAAAACTAGCATTGATTGTGTAAGATGGTTGACTTTTCAAGCTTGTACATTTAGAGGTCATAATGAAGATACAACCTCTAATAATAGAGGAAATTTCATTGAGCTGTTGAGATTTCTAGGAAATGCCAATCCTAAAGTGGATAGAGTTATCTTACAGAATGCTCCATCTTATGCTAGATATACTTCAAGTGATGTTCAAAAAGAGATTCTGAAAATATTGGCCAACATGGTGAGAAACTCAATCAGGAAGGAGATAGGAAATGCAAAATTTTGTATCCTTATTGATGAAGCTCGAGATGAGTCAAAAAAGGAGCAAATGGCGGTCATCTTGAGGTTTGTAGATGGTGATGGTTTAGTTCAAGAACGATTCTTTGATGTTGTCCATGTTAGAGATACTAGTGCAATGACCTTGAAAAATGAATTGGTATCTGTTCTTTCTCGTTTCAACCTTGAAGTTGAAAATATCCTAGGTCAAGGATATGATGGTGCTAGTAATATGCGCGGTGAATGGAATGGCTTGCAAGCTTTGATTCTTAGAGATTGTCCTTATGCTTATTATGTGCATTGTTATGCTCATAGATTGCAATTGGCATTGGTTGCGGCATCAAGAGAAGTAGTTCATATTCATGAATTTTTTATGCAACTCACACTTGTTGTAAATATTGTTACTGCTTCTTCTAAAAGGCATGATCAATTGCAAGCCGCTCAAGAAATTAACATCACAAATATGATTGCTAATGATGAACTTCAAACGGGTAAAGGTGCAAATCAAGTGGGTACAATCCGGAGAGCTGGAGCTCTCATTTTCAATCCATTTGTAGCTTAA
- the LOC112416464 gene encoding uncharacterized protein: protein MYDAACTVIDEGATYSQRGDASAASKMLSSFEFIFILHLMFKIMGITNILCQALQSRSQDILNAMHLVSTSKVLLQQLRNDGWSDLLENVKLFCLKHEIEIPDMSAQYVLGRGQSRQTNVTMVHHYRIDIFLVVIDSQMKELNLRFNEQNVELLRLSTTLDPSNNYKEFNIDNICRLAETYYSNDFTEQERLHLKLQLSHYIVDIPQSFQNITTLSELCKKLVES from the exons ATGTATGATGCAGCCTGCACTGTTATTGATGAAGGGGCTACTTATTCTCAAAGAGGTGATGCTTCTGCTGCTAGTAAAATGCTATCatcatttgaatttattttcatactACACTTGATGTTTAAGATCATGGGAATCACTAATATTCTTTGTCAAGCATTGCAATCACGCTCTCAAGACATTTTAAATGCAATGCATCTTGTTTCTACTTCAAAAGTACTTCTTCAACAACTAAGAAATGATGGATGGTCTGATTTGTTAGAAAATGTGAAATTGTTTTGTCTAAAACATGAGATAGAGATTCCTGACATGAGTGCACAATATGTCTTGGGAAGAGGTCAATCCCGTCAAACAAATGTAACTATGGTGCATCACTATAGGATTGATATTTTCTTGGTTGTGATAGATTCTCAGATGAAGGAATTAAATTTGAGATTTAATGAACAAAACGTGGAACTTCTACGTTTAAGTACAACTTTGGATCCTAGCAACAATTACAAGGAATTCAACATTGATAATATTTGCAG gTTAGCAGAGACTTACTATTCTAATGATTTCACTGAGCAAGAAAGACTTCATCTTAAGTTGCAATTAAGTCATTACATTGTTGATATACCTCAGtcttttcaaaatataacaacaCTCTCTGAGTTGTGCAAAAAATTAGTAGAATCTTAG
- the LOC11410543 gene encoding uncharacterized protein, producing MGHSRFLVLLLVSSILFLSFGYGFGRVAMMETIEDKDVSIKGLVEHDRKMREVYEIMDYSLPEPNTNPKSGYTLTPPTPTVTSPPPRA from the exons ATGGGCCACTCACGTTTTTTGGTGCTTCTTCTTGTTTCATCCATCCTTTTTCTCTCCTTTGGTTATG GATTTGGGAGAGTAGCAATGATGGAGACAATTGAAGATAAAGATGTTTCTATTAAAGGACTCGTG gagcaTGATAGGAAAATGAGGGAAGTGTATGAAATTATGGATTATTCACTGCCAGAGCCAAATACCAATCCAAAGAGTGGTTATACTTTAACCCCTCCTACACCAACTGTAACTTCTCCACCACCAAGGGCTTAA